From the genome of Argentina anserina chromosome 4, drPotAnse1.1, whole genome shotgun sequence, one region includes:
- the LOC126792435 gene encoding LOW QUALITY PROTEIN: cytochrome P450 CYP749A22-like (The sequence of the model RefSeq protein was modified relative to this genomic sequence to represent the inferred CDS: inserted 1 base in 1 codon): MVNTATLGACGGVEWPRGGLGFRIYVKKLLGDSISMAVGEKWSKLRKLSNHAFHGDSLKNMIPDMIASAETMLEGWKKHEEKEIEVCEHFRLFTSEVISRTAFGSNYLEGMDIFDMLMKLSSLIFRNSHNFRVPGISMLYKTSDEKESEKLEKGIQDTILEIVKKREGEAVTGEEDSFGTDFLGLLLKAHHNADNKQRISVNELVEECKTFYFAGQDTTNSLLVWTVFLLVLHPDWQEEARKEVLHLFSKQPPNPDGLAKLKTMSMIFNESLRLYPPVISLVRRVDKEXKLGNLTVPSNVEILVPNLALHHEPQFWGQDVNVFKPDRFSEGVASATNNNMAAFLPFGMGPRTCVGLNFSTTEAKIALSVILQRYSFTLSPAYVHSPFQFLTVRPQHGLQVILHSL; this comes from the exons ATGGTGAACACCGCCACCTTAGGCGCGTGTGGGGGCGTGGAGTGGCCTAGAGgcggtttagggtttagg ATATATGTGAAGAAGCTATTGGGAGACAGCATTTCCATGGCAGTAGGTGAaaaatggtcaaaattgagAAAGCTTTCCAACCATGCCTTCCATGGAGACAGCTTAAAA AATATGATTCCAGACATGATAGCTAGTGCTGAGACAATGCTTGAAGGGTGGAAAAAGcatgaagaaaaagagattgaGGTGTGTGAACATTTTAGGTTGTTCACTTCAGAAGTGATTTCAAGGACAGCATTTGGTAGCAATTATTTAGAAGGGATGGATATTTTTGACATGTTGATGAAGTTAAGCTCCTTGATATTCAGAAACTCTCACAACTTCAGGGTTCCTGGCATCAG CATGTTGTATAAAACAAGTGATGAGAAAGAATCAGAGAAGCTTGAGAAAGGAATACAGGACACCATTTTAGAAATTGTTAAGAAAAGAGAAGGGGAGGCGGTGACCGGAGAAGAAGACAGCTTTGGGACTGATTTTCTTGGTTTACTTTTGAAGGCTCACCATAATGCGGATAACAAACAGAGGATCTCGGTGAACGAATTGGTTGAAGAGTGCAAGACGTTTTACTTTGCTGGACAAGATACCACTAACTCTTTGCTTGTTTGGACTGTCTTTCTTCTGGTTCTCCATCCGGACTGGCAGGAGGAAGCGAGAAAGGAAGTACTGCATTTATTCAGCAAACAACCACCAAATCCCGATGGCCTTGCCAAACTGAAAACA ATGAGTATGATCTTCAATGAGTCTCTGAGGCT ataTCCTCCAGTTATAAGCCTCGTACGAAGAGTGGATAAGG TTAAATTGGGAAACCTCACTGTTCCTTCTAATGTTGAAATACTTGTCCCAAATCTAGCACTTCATCATGAACCTCAGTTCTGGGGACAAGATGTGAATGTTTTCAAACCGGATAGATTCTCCGAAGGTGTTGCTAGTGCTACTAACAACAACATGGCTGCATTCTTACCCTTTGGAATGGGACCTAGAACTTGTGTTGGTCTCAACTTTTCCACCACAGAAGCAAAGATCGCTCTTTCAGTGATTTTACAACGGTACTCCTTCACCCTTTCCCCAGCCTATGTCCACTCCCCCTTTCAGTTTCTCACAGTTCGTCCCCAGCATGGACTTCAAGTTATTTTACACTCACTCTGA
- the LOC126792436 gene encoding cytochrome P450 CYP749A22-like, producing MVIATLSSFLCLLFLAALIFKIFHKIWWIPNRVQRLMASQGIRGPRYRLLHGNIKEVSNLSKEAMSRPLDLSHNILPVVLPHVHAWTKMYGKNYLQWHGTVAQLVVTEAKLCKEILGNKDGFYLKPDFRTFTKVFGNGLQNLEGERWVKSRKLANQAFHGESLKNMIPDMIASTNTMLDRWKSHDERKEMDVHEEFRLLSSELISRTAFGSSYVEGKNIFDKLMRLSLLLKNDFNIKFPGFSKLFRTSNDTVSDRLVKEISDSIRGIVKKREDKEMNREDGSFGSDFLGLLLKAHHDTNNIQRISVDDLIDECKSFYFVGHETSNNLLSWTVFLLALHTDWQEKGREEVIQIFNKQIPNPEGLSKLKTMSMILNESLRLYTPAVTGARRLENDVRLGKLIVPSTVELIIPYLALHHEPDSWGQDAQLFKPERFSEGVAKATKNSIVTFIPFGMGPRICVGQNFATFEAKIALSMMLQRYSFTLSPGYVHSPLRTISLRPRHGVQVMLHSLNFED from the exons ATGGTGATCGCTACTCTTTCAAGTTTTCTGTGTCTCTTGTTTCTAGCAGCTTTGATCTTCAAAATCTTTCACAAAATATGGTGGATTCCGAACCGTGTACAGAGGTTGATGGCTTCGCAGGGAATCAGAGGACCTCGCTACCGACTTCTCCATGGAAATATCAAAGAAGTCTCCAACCTGAGCAAGGAAGCCATGAGCAGACCCTTGGATTTGTCACACAACATATTACCGGTAGTTCTACCTCATGTTCATGCATGGACCAAAATGTATG GGAAGAATTACCTTCAGTGGCATGGTACTGTGGCTCAGCTGGTGGTGACGGAGGCCAAGTTATGCAAGGAGATACTCGGTAATAAAGATGGATTCTACCTGAAACCCGACTTCAGAACTTTTACAAAGGTATTTGGGAATGGTCTTCAAAACTTGGAAGGTGAAAGATGGGTGAAATCGCGAAAGTTGGCGAACCAGGCCTTCCATGGAGAAAGCTTAAAA AATATGATTCCAGACATGATTGCTAGTACCAACACGATGCTAGACAGGTGGAAAAGCCATGATGAAAGGAAAGAAATGGATGTGCATGAAGAATTCAGATTATTATCTTCAGAATTGATATCTAGGACAGCATTTGGCAGCAGCTACGTAGAAGGGAAGAACATTTTTGATAAGTTGATGAGATTAAGCTTATTACTCaaaaatgatttcaatatcaAGTTCCCAGGCTTCAG CAAGCTTTTCAGAACCAGCAATGATACTGTATCAGATAGGCTTGTGAAAGAAATAAGCGACTCCATCAGGGGGATCGTGAAGAAAAGAGAAGACAAGGAAATGAATCGGGAAGATGGGAGCTTCGGGAGTGATTTTCTTGGTTTACTTTTGAAGGCTCATCATGATACCAACAACATTCAGAGGATTTCAGTGGACGATTTGATAGATGAGTGCAAGTCATTTTACTTTGTTGGACATGAAACCAGTAACAATTTGCTTTCGTGGACTGTCTTCCTTCTGGCACTTCATACTGATTGGCAAGAGAAAGGAAGAGAGGAAGTCATTCAAATATTTAACAAACAGATTCCGAATCCTGAGGGCCTTTCCAAACTGAAAACA ATGAGCATGATCTTGAATGAATCCCTTAGGCTATATACTCCAGCTGTTACTGGCGCGAGGCGACTTGAAAACGATGTTAGACTGGGCAAGCTCATTGTTCCTTCTACTGTTGAGTTGATCATTCCTTATCTGGCACTTCATCATGAGCCTGACTCCTGGGGACAAGACGCACAACTGTTCAAACCAGAAAGATTCTCTGAAGGAGTTGCGAAAGCTACAAAAAACAGCATAGTAACGTTCATACCATTTGGAATGGGACCAAGAATTTGTGTTGGCCAAAATTTCGCCACCTTTGAAGCCAAGATTGCTCTATCAATGATGCTGCAACGCTACTCCTTCACCCTTTCCCCTGGTTATGTTCACTCACCATTAAGGACCATTTCACTTCGCCCACGGCATGGAGTTCAAGTAATGCTCCACTCACTGAACTTTGAGGACTGA
- the LOC126792437 gene encoding cytochrome P450 CYP749A22-like — MRVRDTVLDLHSVLCTFLLVLALIFIKIFHRLWWTPTRTQKFLASQGIRGPSYKLIHGNSKEISNMQMEAMSRPVLNLSHDVLSAVQPHIHSWTKSYGRNYVQWYGHQPVLVITEPELAKEILNNKDRCFLKQKLNPYGKKLLGDSISITEGEKWSKLRKLSNHAFHGDSLKNMIPDMIASAETMLEGWKKHEEKEIEVYEHFRLFTSEVISKTAFGSSYLEGRDIFDMLMKLSSLIFRNNRKLRVPGISMLYKTSDEKESEKLEKGIKDTILEIVKKREGEAVTGEEASFGTDFLGVLLKAHHNADNKQMISGNELVEECKTFYFAGQETTNSLLVWTVFLLALHPDWQEEGRKEVLQLFGKQPPSPGGLAKLKTMSMIINESLRLYPPVISLIRRVDKEVKLGNLTVPSNVEILVPNLALHHEPQFWGQDVNVFKPDRFSEGVASATNNNIAAFLPFGMGPRTCVGLNFATIEAKIALSMILQRYSFTLSPAYVHSPIQFLTVRPQHGLQVILHSL; from the exons ATGAGGGTAAGAGACACAGTACTCGATCTTCACAGTGTTTTGTGTACCTTCCTTCTTGTGTTGGCTCTGATCTTCATCAAGATCTTTCACAGACTATGGTGGACTCCAACCCGCACACAGAAATTCTTGGCTTCTCAAGGCATCAGAGGTCCTTCTTACAAACTCATCCATGGAAACAGCAAAGAAATCAGCAACATGCAAATGGAAGCCATGAGCAGGCCTGTACTGAACTTATCACATGATGTCCTATCTGCAGTTCAACCTCACATTCACTCATGGACCAAGAGCTACG GGAGGAATTATGTACAATGGTATGGCCATCAACCAGTTTTGGTCATTACAGAACCTGAGTTAGCGAAGGAGATACTCAACAACAAAGATAGGTGTTTTTTAAAACAGAAGCTCAATCCATATGGGAAGAAGCTATTGGGAGACAGCATTTCCATAACAGAAGGTGAaaaatggtcaaaattgagAAAGCTTTCCAACCATGCCTTCCATGGAGACAGCTTAAAA AATATGATTCCAGACATGATAGCTAGTGCTGAGACGATGCTCGAAGGGTGGAAAAAGcatgaagaaaaagagatcgaGGTGTATGAACATTTTAGGTTATTCACTTCTGAAGTGATTTCAAAGACAGCATTTGGTAGCAGCTATTTGGAAGGGAGAGATATTTTTGACATGTTGATGAAGTTAAGCTCCTTAATATTCAGAAATAATCGCAAACTAAGGGTTCCTGGCATCAG CATGTTGTATAAAACAAGTGATGAGAAAGAATCAGAGAAGCTTGAGAAGGGAATCAAGGACACCATTTTAGAAATTGTTAAGAAAAGAGAAGGGGAGGCTGTGACTGGAGAAGAAGCCAGCTTTGGGACTGATTTTCTTGGAGTACTTTTGAAGGCTCACCATAATGCTGATAATAAACAGATGATTTCGGGGAACGAATTGGTTGAGGAGTGCAAGACATTTTACTTTGCTGGACAAGAAACCACTAACTCTTTGCTTGTTTGGACTGTCTTTCTTCTGGCTCTCCATCCGGACTGGCAGGAGGAAGGGAGAAAGGAAGTCCTGCAGTTATTCGGCAAACAACCTCCAAGTCCTGGTGGCCTTGCCAAACTGAAAACA ATGAGTATGATCATCAATGAGTCTCTGAGGCTATATCCTCCAGTTATAAGCCTCATACGAAGAGTGGATAAGGAAGTTAAATTGGGAAACCTCACTGTTCCTTCTAATGTTGAAATACTTGTCCCAAATCTAGCACTTCATCATGAACCTCAGTTCTGGGGACAAGATGTGAATGTTTTCAAACCGGATAGATTTTCCGAAGGTGTTGCTAGTGCTACTAACAACAACATTGCTGCATTCTTACCCTTTGGAATGGGACCTAGAACTTGTGTTGGTCTCAACTTTGCTACCATAGAAGCAAAGATTGCTCTTTCAATGATTCTTCAACGCTACTCCTTCACCCTTTCCCCAGCCTATGTGCACTCCCCCATTCAGTTTCTCACAGTTCGTCCACAGCATGGACTTCAAGTTATTTTACACTCACTCTGA